Proteins from a genomic interval of Desulfurobacterium sp. TC5-1:
- a CDS encoding sigma-70 family RNA polymerase sigma factor, producing MIEHLPLVKKIANKIYRRMPEGIIDFEDLVNTGVIGLMKAIDKYDEKKANFSTYAYIRIRGEIMDFLRSVDFMSRGAREKMKSGEADLLKAEMMYMTSIEEALFQGAERITIADTLRSDTPDPEEETIFKDLKFRLARALDNLSDREKLILQLIFVEELDLKSISHILDISVSRISQIKTRALKKLSEILKKDV from the coding sequence GTGATAGAACATTTGCCTCTTGTGAAGAAAATAGCAAATAAAATTTACCGCAGAATGCCAGAGGGAATAATAGATTTTGAAGATCTTGTTAATACCGGTGTGATAGGTCTTATGAAAGCAATCGATAAGTATGATGAGAAGAAAGCCAACTTTTCCACCTATGCATACATAAGGATTCGCGGTGAAATAATGGATTTTTTACGTTCCGTGGACTTTATGTCCCGGGGTGCACGGGAAAAAATGAAAAGTGGTGAAGCAGACCTTTTAAAAGCGGAAATGATGTATATGACAAGTATAGAGGAGGCCTTGTTTCAGGGGGCTGAAAGGATAACGATAGCCGATACCTTAAGGTCTGATACTCCTGATCCGGAAGAGGAAACAATATTTAAGGATTTAAAATTTCGTCTGGCCAGGGCACTTGATAATCTTTCCGATAGGGAAAAGCTCATTCTTCAGCTTATTTTTGTGGAAGAGCTTGATTTAAAATCAATATCACACATTCTTGACATATCTGTTTCGCGGATTTCTCAGATAAAGACAAGGGCTTTGAAAAAGCTTTCAGAAATTTTAAAGAAGGATGTATAA
- a CDS encoding AAA family ATPase: MNIQAEKLIELVKERHNPKKRRAKFICVASGKGGVGKTNFSVNFSYVLADVFDKKVLLLDGDVGLGNVHVLLGLRPDRNLKMLMKGVDIQELIQHFEKLDVLLGFSGIDTFQELEDLDVITVINKLEKISDNYDFIILDASAGINENVLKFAVSSDTTYVVTVPEPTAITDAYALIKSLYKLYNYENIKLVANMCRNKNECFSILERITASCEKFFSFRPKTAGILPESSNVKISVRYREPVATAFPSDPYTLAIKEIASLETGEVIREESPSFWSKLKKFFKVKG, encoded by the coding sequence ATGAACATTCAGGCAGAAAAATTAATAGAGTTAGTTAAGGAGAGACATAATCCTAAAAAGAGAAGGGCAAAATTTATCTGTGTTGCAAGTGGTAAGGGAGGAGTGGGTAAAACCAACTTTTCTGTAAATTTTTCTTATGTTCTTGCTGATGTTTTTGATAAGAAGGTTCTCCTTCTTGACGGTGATGTTGGATTGGGCAATGTACATGTTCTTCTTGGTCTAAGGCCGGACAGAAATTTAAAGATGTTGATGAAGGGGGTAGATATTCAGGAATTGATCCAGCATTTTGAAAAACTTGATGTGCTTCTTGGTTTTTCCGGAATAGATACCTTTCAGGAGCTGGAAGATTTGGATGTTATCACTGTTATAAATAAACTTGAGAAGATTTCGGACAACTATGATTTTATTATTCTTGACGCATCTGCCGGTATAAATGAAAATGTTTTAAAATTTGCTGTTTCCTCTGATACCACTTATGTTGTAACAGTTCCGGAGCCAACAGCGATAACAGATGCGTATGCTCTTATAAAGAGTCTTTATAAGCTGTACAACTATGAAAATATAAAACTTGTGGCCAATATGTGCAGAAATAAGAATGAGTGTTTTTCAATTCTTGAAAGGATAACAGCCTCTTGCGAAAAATTTTTTTCCTTCAGACCGAAAACGGCGGGCATTTTGCCGGAGTCCAGTAATGTTAAAATATCCGTAAGGTACAGAGAACCTGTTGCAACTGCTTTTCCCTCCGATCCCTACACACTGGCAATTAAAGAGATAGCTTCTTTAGAGACCGGTGAGGTTATAAGAGAAGAATCACCCAGTTTCTGGAGTAAGCTTAAGAAATTCTTTAAAGTTAAAGGTTAG
- a CDS encoding flagellar biosynthesis protein FlhF encodes MSVKILEGENLEALIEKAKASYGNDIEILYYEVETRSGLLPFKKKKYYRLFFKEADRKEDETKALKEELDTLKALLSELKEEIKQSPEKSQQEVLSPYVPPADLPSHIKSAVPPPSVNINFHEFTGDALELLRILESKNVFPDVAREIVEPACGLDLETGKLDLSVPTLKEALEKGIAEKIKFTGRISAENKPKIVAFVGPTGVGKTTNLFKIASDLVINQQLKVGVVSIDTFKVGAIQQGRMYANILNIPFFTVSEGRKLKETLANLTDVDVILIDTVGRSHYDYWRLGEIKAILHGSEKEMEVNLVISCNYSNEEAIEVVNRYRSIFPVTALLLTKIDETRKPGILLNLPVKTELSLSYLSTGQRVPEDIKLLTPKKVADYLLGDL; translated from the coding sequence ATGTCTGTTAAAATCCTTGAAGGTGAGAATCTTGAGGCTCTGATAGAGAAAGCAAAGGCGTCCTATGGTAATGACATAGAGATTCTTTATTATGAGGTAGAGACCAGGTCAGGACTATTACCTTTTAAGAAGAAAAAATACTACAGGCTCTTTTTTAAGGAGGCGGATAGGAAGGAAGATGAAACTAAGGCTTTGAAAGAGGAATTGGACACTCTAAAAGCTCTCCTTTCAGAGTTAAAAGAGGAGATAAAACAATCACCTGAAAAGAGTCAACAGGAGGTACTTTCGCCTTATGTTCCTCCAGCAGACCTTCCGTCCCATATAAAATCTGCCGTTCCTCCCCCTTCTGTTAATATAAATTTTCATGAGTTCACGGGTGATGCTCTTGAACTTTTGAGGATTTTAGAATCAAAAAATGTTTTTCCTGACGTTGCCAGGGAAATTGTTGAGCCAGCCTGCGGTCTTGATCTTGAAACGGGAAAGTTAGATTTAAGCGTTCCCACTTTGAAAGAGGCTCTTGAAAAGGGCATTGCAGAAAAGATAAAGTTTACGGGTAGGATTTCTGCGGAGAATAAGCCCAAAATAGTTGCTTTTGTTGGTCCGACCGGTGTTGGAAAAACGACGAATCTTTTTAAGATAGCTTCTGATCTTGTGATAAATCAGCAGTTAAAAGTTGGGGTTGTTAGTATTGATACATTCAAGGTTGGTGCCATTCAACAGGGGCGCATGTATGCCAATATTTTAAACATACCATTTTTTACCGTATCTGAAGGCAGGAAGTTGAAAGAGACGCTTGCCAATCTTACGGATGTTGATGTTATTCTCATAGATACCGTTGGCAGGAGTCATTACGATTATTGGAGGCTGGGCGAAATAAAAGCCATACTTCACGGTTCGGAAAAAGAGATGGAGGTTAACCTGGTTATAAGTTGTAACTACAGCAACGAAGAAGCCATAGAAGTGGTTAACAGATACAGGTCTATATTTCCCGTTACAGCTCTTTTGCTTACAAAGATTGACGAGACCCGAAAGCCCGGCATACTTTTAAACCTGCCTGTTAAAACTGAACTTTCACTTTCTTACCTCAGTACCGGGCAAAGGGTTCCTGAGGATATAAAACTATTAACACCGAAAAAAGTAGCTGATTATCTTTTAGGGGATTTATGA
- the leuS gene encoding leucine--tRNA ligase, translated as MYDFKNIEKKWQNIWNEKKTFKSEADKKKKKYYVLEMFPYPSGKIHMGHVRNYTIGDVIARFKRMFGFNVIHPMGWDAFGLPAENAAINRGVHPRDWTLSNIDYMKKELKRLGFSYDWDREIATCLPDYYRWNQWIFLRMLEKGIAYRAKTTVNWCPNCQTVLANEQVDEDGGCWRCGTTVEQKEIDSWYLKITDYAEELLKDLELLKGHWPDPVIEMQRNWIGKSTGARIKFPIRKSDRPEGIEAIEVFTTRPDTLFGVTYLVLAPEHPFAEKLAKEEQKEKVKAFIEKMRRTEKRKRTTGELEKEGVSTGSYVIHPLTGEEIPVYLANFVLMDYGTGAVMSVPAHDQRDFEFAKKYNLPIKIVISPEDEELSPETMEKAYEKPGIVVNSGKFNGMKSTDAKRAITEELEKKGLGRKTVQYRLRDWNISRQRYWGTPIPVIYCEKCGIVPVPDEELPVKLPENVEFTGEGNPLSKVESFVNTTCPKCGSPAKRETDTMDTFFDSSWYFLRYCSPKFEKAPFDTEKAEYWMVVDQYIGGIEHAVLHLLYSRFFTKVLRDLGLFKADETHRQYDFFKAGEPFQNLLTQGMVCKRWIKVKTALSVLNISESDDIEKLIEALGGKGETTGKTVGEFLSENRIGSGDNFLLVVTHPEIEKHLNNPEEVLENLVKEYGELSKMSKSKLNIVNPAEMIERYGADATRLYILFAAPPETEFEWKMEDIDGAYRFLRRVFTFVEENKNLFSKEIKSTRLSKTGRELRRKTHETLKKVTDEFNERFKFNTAIAAIMELFNAISRFKPEKEGDENALKEAIELLIIMLSPVAPHIAEEMWEMTGHKTLISTEKWPEVDEKALVKDEIELPIQINGKVRDRITVAPDTGEEELKKLVFEREKVKKYMEGKELKKFIYVKGRLINVVIK; from the coding sequence ATGTACGACTTTAAAAATATTGAAAAAAAGTGGCAGAATATATGGAACGAAAAAAAGACGTTTAAATCAGAAGCTGATAAAAAGAAAAAGAAATACTACGTCCTTGAAATGTTCCCCTACCCATCAGGCAAAATACATATGGGACATGTCCGAAACTACACTATCGGTGATGTAATAGCAAGGTTCAAAAGAATGTTCGGATTCAACGTTATACATCCAATGGGCTGGGATGCATTTGGCCTTCCAGCAGAAAACGCAGCAATTAACAGAGGTGTTCACCCGAGAGACTGGACATTAAGCAATATAGATTACATGAAAAAAGAACTTAAAAGACTCGGTTTCTCTTATGACTGGGATAGAGAAATAGCAACCTGCCTTCCGGATTACTACAGGTGGAACCAGTGGATATTCCTCAGGATGCTTGAAAAAGGGATAGCTTATCGTGCAAAAACAACCGTTAACTGGTGTCCAAACTGTCAAACGGTTTTAGCAAATGAACAGGTAGATGAAGATGGAGGATGCTGGCGTTGCGGAACAACCGTTGAACAAAAGGAGATAGACAGCTGGTATTTGAAAATCACCGATTACGCTGAAGAGTTATTAAAAGATCTTGAACTTCTGAAAGGCCACTGGCCAGATCCGGTAATAGAGATGCAGAGAAATTGGATAGGAAAAAGTACAGGTGCAAGGATAAAATTCCCGATAAGAAAAAGCGATAGACCTGAAGGTATAGAGGCAATAGAGGTATTCACGACAAGGCCTGACACCCTCTTTGGCGTAACTTACTTAGTTTTAGCTCCAGAACATCCCTTTGCCGAAAAACTTGCAAAAGAAGAACAGAAAGAAAAAGTAAAAGCGTTTATAGAAAAAATGAGAAGAACCGAGAAGAGGAAAAGAACGACAGGCGAGCTTGAAAAAGAAGGTGTTTCCACAGGTTCTTACGTTATCCATCCCCTAACCGGCGAAGAGATACCTGTCTATCTTGCAAACTTTGTTCTTATGGACTACGGAACAGGTGCCGTCATGTCCGTTCCAGCCCACGATCAGAGAGATTTTGAGTTCGCAAAGAAGTACAATCTTCCAATAAAAATCGTCATCTCACCAGAAGACGAAGAGCTTTCACCAGAAACAATGGAAAAAGCTTACGAGAAACCTGGAATAGTCGTAAACTCCGGTAAATTTAACGGAATGAAAAGCACCGATGCAAAGAGAGCAATAACAGAAGAACTTGAAAAGAAAGGACTTGGAAGGAAGACCGTTCAGTACAGATTGAGAGACTGGAACATCTCCAGACAGCGTTACTGGGGAACGCCTATTCCCGTTATCTACTGTGAAAAGTGCGGAATCGTACCGGTACCAGACGAAGAACTTCCAGTAAAACTGCCTGAAAACGTTGAATTTACAGGCGAAGGAAATCCCCTCTCAAAAGTTGAATCTTTCGTAAATACAACATGTCCAAAGTGTGGAAGTCCCGCAAAAAGAGAAACCGACACAATGGACACATTCTTTGATTCTTCCTGGTATTTCTTAAGGTACTGTTCCCCGAAATTTGAAAAAGCACCGTTTGACACAGAAAAGGCCGAATACTGGATGGTGGTTGACCAGTATATCGGAGGTATAGAACACGCCGTTTTACACCTGCTCTACTCACGATTCTTCACAAAAGTTCTGAGGGACTTAGGTCTGTTTAAAGCCGACGAAACACACCGTCAATACGACTTTTTCAAAGCAGGAGAACCTTTCCAGAACCTCCTCACTCAGGGAATGGTATGCAAAAGGTGGATAAAGGTAAAAACTGCTCTCTCTGTTCTCAACATTTCAGAAAGTGACGATATTGAGAAGCTGATAGAAGCTCTTGGCGGGAAAGGCGAAACAACCGGCAAAACCGTTGGTGAATTCCTCTCTGAAAACCGCATAGGCAGCGGCGATAACTTTCTCCTTGTTGTTACACATCCAGAGATAGAAAAGCACCTCAATAATCCAGAAGAGGTACTTGAAAACCTGGTAAAAGAGTACGGCGAACTTTCAAAGATGAGCAAGTCAAAACTTAACATAGTCAACCCTGCTGAAATGATAGAACGCTACGGCGCCGACGCCACAAGACTTTACATACTGTTCGCCGCTCCACCAGAAACAGAATTCGAGTGGAAGATGGAAGACATAGACGGTGCCTACAGATTTTTAAGGAGAGTCTTCACCTTTGTTGAAGAAAACAAAAACCTCTTCTCAAAAGAGATAAAAAGCACAAGGCTTTCAAAGACCGGAAGAGAATTAAGGCGCAAAACCCACGAAACACTCAAAAAGGTAACTGACGAATTCAACGAAAGGTTCAAGTTTAACACCGCAATCGCAGCAATAATGGAACTCTTTAACGCAATATCCCGATTTAAACCCGAAAAAGAAGGCGATGAAAATGCTTTGAAAGAAGCAATAGAACTTCTCATAATAATGCTTTCCCCGGTTGCTCCTCACATAGCGGAAGAGATGTGGGAAATGACGGGGCACAAAACACTCATATCGACGGAAAAGTGGCCAGAAGTTGATGAAAAGGCACTTGTCAAAGATGAGATAGAACTGCCTATCCAGATAAACGGAAAGGTTAGAGATAGAATAACCGTTGCTCCTGACACTGGTGAAGAAGAACTGAAAAAACTTGTATTTGAAAGGGAAAAGGTCAAAAAATATATGGAAGGCAAAGAGCTAAAGAAATTCATCTACGTCAAAGGAAGATTGATAAATGTGGTTATTAAGTAG
- a CDS encoding LptE family protein, which yields MWLLSRIFLVLIVGAGISGCGTITYVAKREVVKHVYISPVTNRTPEEGIDILFTRAADDTFYTDSRFAVDKTPIPDETIIVKPSVDSISAFSVGYNADDQAIEYRLSVTATIKLIKYGYKKPFKTFKITCYGFYDATGTPTEAEMKRKECIESIAKDIFREVGEKLLEGGSDGKNN from the coding sequence ATGTGGTTATTAAGTAGGATTTTTCTCGTTTTGATAGTAGGTGCCGGCATCAGCGGATGCGGCACCATAACCTACGTGGCAAAAAGAGAAGTTGTGAAACATGTTTACATTTCACCTGTAACAAACAGAACCCCTGAAGAAGGGATAGATATTCTCTTCACAAGGGCAGCAGACGACACCTTCTACACCGATTCCCGATTTGCCGTTGATAAAACGCCAATACCCGATGAAACTATAATCGTGAAACCGTCCGTTGACTCCATCTCCGCATTCTCAGTTGGATACAACGCAGACGACCAGGCAATAGAATACAGACTCAGCGTAACAGCCACAATCAAACTTATAAAATATGGTTACAAAAAGCCCTTCAAAACATTCAAAATCACCTGCTACGGCTTTTACGATGCAACAGGAACACCTACAGAAGCAGAAATGAAAAGGAAAGAGTGTATAGAAAGCATAGCAAAAGATATATTTAGAGAAGTTGGAGAAAAGCTCCTTGAAGGAGGAAGCGATGGAAAGAACAATTGA
- the yedF gene encoding sulfurtransferase-like selenium metabolism protein YedF, translating to MERTIDCTGLACPLPVLKTKEALEEIEEGIITVIVDNKAARENVKRFAQKQGCTVDVEEKDGLFYVKVIKGYTCEIPQPEEEKEKTGNYAVLIASTHVGEDRELGEILIKGFIKTFLNADPLPKGIVLINTAVKLACKGGDKEILEALKELQKKGVEIICCGTCLNYFNILDDLEVGIASNAYDVVQFLANADSVVRL from the coding sequence ATGGAAAGAACAATTGACTGTACAGGCCTTGCATGTCCCCTGCCGGTTTTAAAAACGAAAGAAGCACTTGAAGAGATAGAGGAAGGTATAATAACTGTAATTGTTGACAACAAAGCGGCAAGGGAAAACGTAAAGCGCTTTGCTCAGAAACAGGGATGCACAGTAGATGTTGAAGAGAAAGATGGTCTCTTCTATGTAAAAGTGATAAAAGGATACACCTGCGAAATTCCACAACCGGAAGAAGAAAAAGAAAAGACAGGAAACTACGCCGTCCTTATAGCTTCAACCCATGTAGGCGAAGACAGAGAACTTGGCGAAATTTTAATAAAGGGCTTCATAAAGACATTCCTCAACGCCGACCCGCTTCCAAAAGGCATAGTTTTAATAAACACTGCCGTGAAACTTGCATGCAAAGGTGGTGATAAAGAGATTTTAGAAGCGTTAAAAGAACTTCAGAAAAAAGGCGTAGAAATCATCTGTTGCGGAACATGCCTTAACTACTTCAACATACTTGATGACCTTGAAGTAGGTATAGCATCCAACGCATACGACGTTGTTCAATTCTTAGCAAATGCAGACAGTGTTGTAAGGCTTTAA
- the dtd gene encoding D-aminoacyl-tRNA deacylase, whose product MKVVIQRVKEGKVVVNGETAGEIGKGIVALIGFEKGDIYSFLEKMAEKIINLRIFEDKEGKMNLSLKDIKGKLLLVPNFTLAADCKKGRRPSFQSSENPEAAKKMFDKFVEICREQIPVETGIFGAEMEVYILNDGPVTFILDSRELFQGGLS is encoded by the coding sequence ATGAAAGTTGTTATTCAGCGCGTAAAAGAAGGAAAAGTTGTGGTAAACGGCGAAACGGCAGGTGAAATAGGCAAAGGCATTGTTGCACTAATCGGATTTGAAAAAGGCGACATATACTCCTTCCTTGAAAAGATGGCAGAAAAGATAATAAACCTGCGAATCTTTGAAGACAAAGAAGGGAAAATGAATCTATCCTTAAAAGATATAAAAGGAAAACTTTTACTTGTTCCAAACTTTACACTTGCAGCAGACTGTAAAAAAGGCAGACGGCCAAGCTTTCAATCGTCCGAAAATCCGGAAGCGGCAAAAAAGATGTTTGATAAGTTTGTAGAAATATGTAGAGAACAGATACCTGTTGAAACCGGAATATTTGGTGCAGAAATGGAAGTTTACATCCTTAACGACGGCCCTGTAACCTTTATACTTGACTCCAGAGAATTGTTCCAGGGAGGTCTGTCGTGA
- a CDS encoding mechanosensitive ion channel domain-containing protein — MNTGYEVYLKYLPGMLFISASFITLKVKTPVNRILKRIFLKDRRISKVEKLILELSNLLNYILSTFLFHFGLLQFNPPPVWKNAINTGAYTLYIGFATLAVLKTVDIFIEFLSERAKKTVPVSEIPLVETYFSMISKIVKIFTVLISAIILLDKLGFNVTSLITSLGVGSLAVGLAAQDTIKNFISGILLVTDRQFRIGDRVYIKDIDVDGYVYDIGLRTTRIITISGNNLIIVPNSKLTEGVIENALYPDMKFKDSVKIGVEYGSDVELVKKLLLEAITTTDGVLKEPPPSVFFIDFGDSALIFQAFYYVKKKDIAYGVKSKINEKINKLFAENGINIPFPCQTNYFPEGVKIKIEKE, encoded by the coding sequence GTGAACACCGGCTATGAAGTTTATCTGAAGTATCTCCCTGGCATGCTTTTTATTTCAGCTTCCTTTATAACACTCAAGGTCAAAACTCCTGTAAACAGAATCCTAAAAAGAATCTTTTTAAAAGACAGAAGAATATCAAAAGTAGAAAAGCTAATTCTTGAACTATCCAATCTTTTGAATTATATTCTGTCCACCTTTCTTTTTCACTTCGGCCTTCTTCAGTTTAACCCACCTCCTGTCTGGAAAAACGCAATCAACACAGGTGCATACACACTCTACATAGGGTTTGCAACATTAGCCGTACTTAAAACCGTTGACATCTTCATTGAATTCCTATCTGAAAGGGCAAAAAAGACCGTTCCCGTATCGGAAATTCCCCTGGTTGAAACTTACTTTTCCATGATCTCTAAAATAGTCAAAATTTTTACTGTCCTTATCTCCGCCATCATACTCTTAGACAAGCTCGGATTCAACGTAACATCCCTAATAACATCCTTAGGTGTAGGTTCTCTTGCTGTTGGTCTTGCCGCTCAGGACACGATTAAAAACTTTATATCCGGAATACTCCTTGTCACCGACAGACAGTTCAGGATCGGCGACAGGGTTTACATAAAAGACATCGACGTGGACGGCTACGTTTATGACATTGGTCTTAGAACTACGCGAATAATAACCATATCCGGCAACAACCTTATAATCGTCCCGAACTCAAAACTCACAGAAGGCGTTATAGAAAACGCCCTTTATCCGGACATGAAGTTCAAAGATTCTGTAAAAATCGGCGTGGAATACGGAAGTGACGTTGAACTCGTAAAGAAACTTCTCCTTGAAGCAATAACCACGACAGACGGTGTCTTAAAAGAGCCACCACCGTCTGTATTCTTTATAGACTTCGGCGATTCCGCCTTAATTTTCCAGGCATTTTACTACGTTAAAAAGAAAGACATTGCTTACGGCGTAAAATCAAAAATAAACGAAAAAATAAACAAACTTTTTGCCGAAAATGGTATAAATATACCGTTCCCGTGTCAGACAAACTACTTTCCTGAGGGGGTCAAAATAAAAATTGAAAAGGAATAA
- a CDS encoding 6-carboxyhexanoate--CoA ligase: MKRNNLFSIKMRASSEREHISGAERIVPENEISKVVKELTERALYHPKGKPDSIHIKIELLEKSPIYLKLLDIYEIADRENYTIKEILTELFKKAKIDSNIGLSIYRALISGASPAGTVMRGAMIVDCQTGIRLEPDKFRGIRASYMDITPEAEENLKNLVGERFTPNMKDAVVLSTKVLSHPDVIAELCISDDPDYTTGYFSIKGLGYIRIRNIKPYGLSKGGRAFFVKGKINRKGFIEYMETTPVLINEVGNYTFAPLSSIILGA, translated from the coding sequence TTGAAAAGGAATAACCTTTTCAGCATAAAAATGAGAGCTTCAAGTGAAAGAGAGCATATCTCCGGCGCAGAGAGAATCGTGCCGGAGAATGAAATCTCAAAAGTTGTAAAGGAGTTAACCGAAAGAGCTCTATATCATCCTAAAGGGAAACCTGATTCTATCCATATTAAGATAGAACTCCTTGAAAAATCCCCGATTTACTTAAAACTTTTAGACATCTACGAAATCGCTGACAGGGAAAATTACACGATAAAAGAGATTCTGACAGAACTGTTTAAAAAGGCAAAAATTGATAGCAATATTGGACTCTCAATATACAGAGCCTTAATAAGCGGAGCTTCGCCCGCCGGCACGGTAATGAGAGGCGCCATGATTGTTGACTGCCAGACCGGAATAAGGCTTGAACCCGACAAGTTCAGAGGGATAAGAGCCTCCTACATGGACATTACGCCGGAAGCAGAAGAGAACCTAAAAAATCTGGTAGGTGAAAGGTTCACCCCGAACATGAAAGACGCTGTTGTCCTTTCAACAAAAGTACTAAGCCATCCTGACGTCATCGCTGAACTGTGCATATCTGACGATCCAGACTACACAACCGGCTACTTTTCAATTAAAGGTCTTGGCTACATAAGAATAAGAAACATAAAACCTTACGGACTATCAAAAGGCGGCAGAGCCTTCTTTGTAAAAGGAAAAATAAACAGAAAAGGGTTCATAGAATATATGGAAACAACGCCCGTTCTTATCAACGAAGTGGGGAACTATACTTTTGCACCTTTATCTTCAATTATTTTAGGCGCTTGA
- a CDS encoding polymer-forming cytoskeletal protein yields MFGKNDKKGKKPVKSYAGSEIKSILSKELKISGNIKSEGKVRIDGEIEGDIEGDYVILGSSAVVKGNVRADVLILQGTVKGNIHADSLELKSTASVTGEISVKNLTVEAGASVSGKVSSGSFYKEIASFQAPKIIEDKGAKV; encoded by the coding sequence ATGTTTGGAAAAAACGATAAAAAAGGGAAGAAGCCTGTAAAGTCTTATGCAGGTTCAGAGATAAAGAGCATTCTTTCAAAAGAGCTTAAAATTTCCGGTAACATAAAGTCTGAAGGTAAGGTAAGGATTGACGGTGAGATAGAGGGTGACATAGAAGGGGATTACGTTATCCTTGGCTCTTCCGCAGTTGTGAAGGGGAATGTTCGTGCCGATGTTCTGATTCTTCAGGGAACGGTAAAAGGAAACATCCATGCAGACTCTTTAGAGTTGAAATCGACGGCATCTGTGACCGGAGAAATTTCCGTTAAAAATCTTACTGTTGAGGCTGGTGCGAGCGTTTCTGGAAAGGTGAGTTCAGGTAGCTTTTACAAGGAAATAGCCTCCTTTCAAGCGCCTAAAATAATTGAAGATAAAGGTGCAAAAGTATAG
- a CDS encoding M23 family metallopeptidase produces the protein MKGDKFQIIVIESELGEIKTYHLSRKKIKALAAFLLVLFTFVTYTAVHSTVSFKRVASENRELKEQVAELSSTKKRLSLEVAKLKEERDKTVKELAKRIKVIDSIMKTAGLKTPVSLSSSSESGEGGIYIPLENMSPEELSDSISVIDSLISDFRKYPFGIPAYGRLTSKFGIRRDPFTHLLAFHPGIDIANKPGTPVRVTADGKVIRAGWWAGWGKVVLVKHPSGYITIYAHLRKIFVKPGQKVKLGQVIGEMGDTGRSTGPHLHYGIEINDRWVNPMKFLEVSNVWKKR, from the coding sequence TTGAAGGGAGATAAGTTTCAGATAATTGTTATTGAGAGTGAGTTAGGGGAGATAAAAACCTATCATCTCTCGAGGAAAAAGATTAAAGCATTGGCAGCATTTTTGCTTGTGCTTTTTACTTTCGTTACATATACAGCAGTTCATTCTACCGTTTCTTTTAAAAGGGTGGCTTCCGAGAATAGGGAATTGAAGGAACAGGTTGCAGAGCTCTCTTCAACTAAGAAGAGACTTTCATTAGAAGTTGCGAAGCTAAAAGAAGAAAGAGATAAAACTGTTAAGGAGCTTGCAAAAAGGATAAAAGTAATAGATTCTATAATGAAAACGGCAGGACTGAAAACGCCGGTTTCTCTTTCCTCATCTTCAGAAAGTGGAGAAGGTGGTATTTACATACCGCTTGAAAACATGAGTCCTGAAGAGCTTTCAGATTCCATTTCTGTTATAGATTCTCTTATATCTGATTTCAGGAAATATCCATTTGGGATTCCCGCTTACGGAAGACTCACTTCAAAGTTTGGCATTAGAAGGGATCCTTTTACACATCTGCTTGCTTTTCATCCGGGCATTGACATAGCAAATAAGCCGGGAACTCCTGTAAGGGTTACTGCTGACGGTAAGGTTATAAGAGCTGGATGGTGGGCTGGCTGGGGAAAGGTAGTTTTAGTTAAACATCCATCCGGTTATATAACGATATATGCTCACCTGAGGAAAATATTTGTTAAACCGGGACAAAAAGTTAAGCTTGGTCAGGTTATAGGTGAAATGGGAGATACGGGCAGAAGCACAGGGCCCCATCTTCACTACGGAATCGAGATAAACGATAGGTGGGTTAATCCTATGAAATTTCTGGAGGTTTCTAATGTTTGGAAAAAACGATAA